The Salmo trutta chromosome 22, fSalTru1.1, whole genome shotgun sequence genome contains the following window.
gctgtgtcagatttcaaaaaggctttacggcgaaagcaaaccatgtgattatctgagaacagcacccagcagacaaatcattacaaacagttagtagccaagaagaggagtaacaaaagtcagaaatagcgataaaatgtatcacttaccttttatgatcttcatatggttgcactccgaatactccatgttacacaataaatgtttgttttgttcgataatgtccctctttatgtctaaacacctccgttttgttggtgcgttttgatcagtaatccattggaacaaagcgcggtcacaaaagacagacgaaaaatctaaAAGTACCATAAtggttcgtagaaacatgtcaaacgatgtttataatcaatcctcaagttgtttttgtcataaataatcgatcatatttcaaccggacaatatctttgtcaatagaaaaggagaaacaagaaaggcgcgctcctGGTCACGCGCTGgcttcatgtctggaaatttccactgtccactcattgaaagtgctgtttctccctcatttttcagagtaaaagcctgaaacaatgcctaaagactggccacatgttgtGGAAGgcatagagatcgtgaactgtgtcataagtctttgtatggtggataggctttaacctgttagggctagggggcagtatttacacgtcCGGATAAAACACGTCCAGATAaaaaatggtgtctgtgagtataacagaactcatatggcaggcaaaaacctgagaagattccatgcaggaagtggcctgtctgacaagttgttgttcttcttgcctctgtttattgaagactgaggatctttgctgtaacgtgacacttcctacggctcccataggctctcagagcccgggaaaaagctgaatgatgtcgaggcagccccaggctgaaacacattatcgcttttgacaagtggccgatcagaggacaatgggcttaggcgtgtgcccgagtcgaccccgtgctttattttctttcgtctgtttacctaatggcagattcccggtcggaatattatcgttttttttacgagaaaaatggcataaaaattgattttaaacagcggttgacatgcttcgaagtacggtaatgaaatatttagaaatcttttgtcacgaaatgcgccatgctcgtaacccttatttaccattcggatagtgtcttgaacgcacgaacaaaacgccgctgtttgaacataactatggattatttgggaccaaaccaacatttgttattgaagtagaagtcctgggagtgcattctgacgaagaacaccaaaggtaatcaaacttttctaatagtaaatcggagtttggtgaaggctaaacttgctgggtgtctaaatagctagccctgtgatgccgggctatctacttagaatattgcaaaatgtgctttcaccgaaaagctattttaaaatcggacatagcgattgcatagaggagttctgtatctataattcttaaaataattgttatgctttttgtgaacgtttatcgtgagtaatttagtaaattcggcggaagtttgcggggggtatgctagttctgaacgtcacatgctaatgtaaaaagctggtttttgatataaatatgaacttgattgaacaaaacatgcatgtattgtataacataatgtcctaggtgtgtcatctgatgaagatcatcaaaggttagtgctgcatttagctgtcttctgggtttttgtgacattatatgctagcttgaaaaatgggtgtctgattatttctggctgggtactctgctgatataatctaatgttttgctttcgttgtaaagcctttttgaaatcggacagtgtggttagattaacgagagtcttgtctttaaaatgctgtaaaatagtcatatgtttgagaaattgaagtaatagcatttctaaggtatttgaataacgcgccacaggattccactggctgttacgtaggtgggacgatttggtgccacctaccctagagaggttaatgtgagGTTAATAGTGAGGTTAATGAAGATGCCAATTAAGGAAttatgaggcgtctgtttctcaaactagacactctaatatactttcctcttgctcagttgtgcaccggggcctcccactcctctttctattctggttagagccagtttgcgctgttctgtgacgggagtagtaccagcgttgtatgagatcttcagtttcttagcaatttctcgcatggaatagccttcatttcttagaacaagaatagactgacgagtttcagaagaaagttatttgtttctggccattttgggcctgtaatcaaacccccaaatgctgatactccagatactcaacttgtctaaagaaggccagttttattgcttctttattcaGAACAACAgtattcagctgtgctaacataattgcaaaagggttttctaatgatcaattagccttttaaaattataaacttgggatagctaacacaacatgccactggaacacaggagtgatggttgctgataatgggcctctgtacgcctatgtaaatattccattaaaaatcagccgtttccagctactatagtcatttacaacattaacaatttctacactatttttctgatcaatttgatgttattttaacggacTGTAAATGAGAGAGCACCTCCCTCCTGTAAATGAGAGAGCACCCCCCTCCTGTAAATGAGAGAGCACCCCCCTCCTGTAAATGAGAGAGCATCACCCTCCTGTAAATGAGAGAGCATCACCCTCCTGTAAATGAGAGAGCACCCCCCTCCTGTAAATGAGAGAGCACTCCCCTCCTGTAAATGAGAGAGCACCCCCTCCTGCAAATGAGAGAGCACCCCCCTCCTGTAAATGAGAGAGCACCCCCCTCCTGTAAATGAGAGAGCACTCCCCTCCTGTAAATGAGAGAGCACTCCCCTACTGTAAATGAGAGAGCACATCCCTCCTGTAAATGAGAGAGCACCCCCCTCCTGTAAATGAGAGAGCACCCCCCTCCTGTAAATGAGAGAGCATCACCCTCCTGTAAATGAGAGAGCATCACCCTCCTGTAAATGAGAGAGCACCCCCTCCTGTAAATGAGAGAGCATCACCCTCCTGTAAATGAGAGAGCATCACCCTCCTGTAAATGAGAGAGCACCCCCCTCCTGTAAATAAGAGAGCACCTCTCTCCTGTATATGAGAGAGCACCCCCCTCCTGTAAATGAGAGAGCACCCCCCTCCTGTAAATGAGAGAGCATCACCCTCCTGTAAATGAGAGAGCACCTCCCTCCTGTAAATGAGAGAGCACCTCTCTCCTGTAAATGAGAGAGCACCCCCTCCTGTAAATGAGAGAGCACCCCCCTCCTGTAAATGAGATCCATTTAATGTTAATACATAAGATGGAATATGATTTAGATATGTTGTATCTTacactctctgtctgtatctTCTGTCCAGACAAACGACCCAGTCACCAACATCTGCCAGGCAGCAGACAAACAGCTGTTCACCCTGGTGGAGTGGGCCAAGAGGATCCCTCACTTCTCAGAGCTGCCCTTAGACGACCAGGTTATTCTACTACGAGCAGGTACAGAACACCTACTTATCATCatttgtttttatatttctgttagttggaaaagcattgtggggtggcaggtagcctattggttagagcgttggaccagtaaccgaaaagttgctagattgaatccccgagctgacaaggtaaaaatctgtcgttctgcccctgaacaaggcagttaacccactgttcctagaccgtcattgtaagtaagaatttgttcttaataactgacttgcttagttaaataaaggttgaataaaataaaaaataaaacactagcTGTTATTAACAAAGCGACACCCTCATCTTACCCGAGGCTTCGACCGGTCAAGTCCGTAAAACGGTTGATTTCCACTGCAGCGCCACCTTCTTCTCTCATATTGATGTTGCATCCTATAACAAAATTCAACCTGACCTGGTCGTTAACATAAAGCAGTTTCCCATCAGAGCCATACCTGCAATGAACATATTGCCAACGATGACTCTTTCAAAAACACCCCAACGCTGACCTCTGCTGGTGGGATATTTCAAACACTAAACCTCAATGCAGGAGAGGAAATATCACACCGCATCACTAATGAGCTGAACACGTTTTAATAGCCTGATAGGAAACCAAAAGAGAGAGATACATGAAGAGAATAGGAAATATTTCAAGATAGAGAAGTGGGTGGGATAGAAAAAGAGGGAGATTGAGATAGAGAAATGAAGAGAGAACAGTAGATAAACACTAGCATTCACATGCAGTGACTTTAGTTGCCAAGTAAAGATCCCTGTGTGTTTATCTGTTTTATGTTCAGGCTGGAACGAGCTCCTCATCGCATCCTTCTCACACCGTTCTGTCACGGTAAAAGACGGAATCCTATTGGCCACGGGTCTCCACGTCCAGAGAAGTAGTGCTCACAGTGCCGGAGTGGGTTCCATCTTCGACAGagtcctgacagagttggtgtctAAGATGAAAGACATGCAGATGGACAAGACAGAGCTGGGCTGCCTGCGAGCCATCGTCCTCTTTAACCCAGGTCAGGGGTCATAGCTGCTTTCAGGGGCGTCAAGAACCCCAACAAAATCTAAAAGGGGCACAAAGTATGTGAGGATGGCTAAGTTGGAGAATTTAGAATTGTTCAAACTTTACTTtactttttagtcatttagcagacgctcttatccagagcaacttacagtagtgaatgcatacatttagtttcatgcatttttttattttttttgtactggccccccgtgggaatcgaacccacaaccctggctttgcacacaccatgctggggttgtaaacaccatgctctaccaactgagccacagctttttcctgcaatctagtgCCATCATTAtgtgcatatctaagcatacctcttgagctgtctgtatcctcctgactgatAGTTCTTTTTCCTTAAGAAAGgaaatgtgagtcttattcagtacatttagttattgcttgcttttctaccAACCTAGCCAGCAGGCATgtcagctaagatagttagacaagctagctaatctaacttgattgatagatctgaaatgtatttttggtatctagttatgaggttgggagattgggaacttACTTGGGCTAGCTAAAGCCGACATCATAACATTTCTAAGTGGTttctagtagtattacagagaaaaagACTAAAtcaaagatatatattttttaatgtctATGAGCATTACACCTCTGTCTACTTAGTTACACCAACAGTTCTGATACTGGTTTGTTAAATGACTtttctgtgttttctgtgtggCGTATGAGGTAAGGAATGAGGTTGTTGATGTATTATTGGATGTGACCTTGTGGGCTGGGAGGTCTTCATGTTAGCAGACATGACCATGACAAGGAAGATTACTATGAGTTATTGTAATGTTGGTGTCGGTGTGATGGGTCACCGGGCAGCATGACTGTATCTTAATGTTTCGGTGTGAGTGACTAGGACTAGTATCCAGTTTGACTgaagtggagaaggagagggttTGTCTAACATGAGAAGGTAGGGACGGACTGGGATCAGAAATCAGCCCGGGCAGTTCTAACACACCAGTCCATTGTTTTCCTAAAGGCCCCCCACACcagccattttttttattttttttactagaGGCCCTCATTATTAGCCAAATAATGATCATTCTATGCAAAAATCTAGATTTAGACAGGCTCACAGGCCTaaagatggaccagcccatctggcatttgcctgaACTGACCTATGGCCAGTCCGTTTCTGAGAGAAGGTGAATTTATAAAGGCGTCAGACTGACTGTAAATGTTCTATGGTTGCAGATGCAAAAGGCCTGTCAAATCCACCAGAGGTGGAAGGGCTGAGGGAGAAGGTCTACGCCTCGCTGG
Protein-coding sequences here:
- the rxrgb gene encoding retinoic acid receptor RXR-gamma-B; translated protein: LHAAVQEERQRGRERGENEVESTSSFNEEMPVDKILDAELAVEPKTETSADEGPGNSTNDPVTNICQAADKQLFTLVEWAKRIPHFSELPLDDQVILLRAGWNELLIASFSHRSVTVKDGILLATGLHVQRSSAHSAGVGSIFDRVLTELVSKMKDMQMDKTELGCLRAIVLFNPDAKGLSNPPEVEGLREKVYASLESYTKAKYPDQPGRFAKLLLRLPALRSIGLKCLEHLFFFKLIGDTPIDTFLMEMLEAPHQIT